The genome window AAGTCAGCAAACGCACAATAGAATCACAAATGCATAATAACAGGTCCTCATGAACAACAGGACCAGAAGAGTAGCAAGTTAAGCATGGACTAAATTACTTCCTAAGCATGAGTTTGGTTGACATAACAACCCAGGACATGGAAGAAAAGCAAACTCAGGATTGACAACAAACATCAGCATAACATAGCAAGCTAAACAAGTTTAGTAGAGCCAGAATTCTCAATAGACAAACACACATTAAGAACTAGATTATCACATAAAGGCTGGATATTGCCTTTCACCTTATAGACTATAAGTATATTTAAACAACACAGGATTGAACTAAGCATGGAACACACGGTAAAACTCATAATTGGCTGACATCACTATTAAGAATTGGTCGCAGTAGAGTATCAGATACATTAAAACACATGAGTTAGTCTATCATAAGGATGCAGAACAAAGTAGGGGATAAAATCAGGGAGAGTAGAAGGTAATAAGCATTCAAACACACACATTTGGGTAAACATGCTTAAGAGAGTCAAAACTCATTCATACTAACACATGCAATAAACAAATATCAGAGTTGGGAATTGTAGGCAAGTTCAAATGCTAGAAAAAAAGTTCAGAGTCACAAAACAACTTCAGAGCCAATAAGGTTGCAAACATAGATGGCATAGGAACATATTGATTCACAAAAGCCTCAATAGCATGAATATACTGAATATGAACACAAACGAAAGAGGATGAACtactaaggtcaaagaacataccAACTATCAATTGACAAACAAATAAACAGATAGAACAATCTCAGCGGTACTTCAAATGTCAATAAAGAGCAGCGGAACCCAAAATAATCTTAGTACATCAGAGTTCCCAATGGTTTCAGATAAACCTCGGGTAGTGCTCGTACTAAGAAAGGTTAACTAATCAAATTTTGGTGGCCTAGGCTTTCAGCCGCCCAAGAACCAAAGTTTAGAGCAATATagaatgagagaataagagagtaATAGTGGTTAATTTCAGTGACTAAGCTCTATTTAAAGGGAATTACGGGAGAGGTTTATATAGTGTTCAAAGTAAGCAGACAAACATAGAAGATTATCAATCAAACACAAAGAAGGAAAGAGTATATTGCATACAATCAAAATCGGCAAAGGAGAAGGAGATTCTCAAACCCTAGTTAGGGTTCAACGACTGAAAAATCGTGGATGTGGAGAATCAACCCCTTTTCCGTGTATATGGACGATATATCGTCCAAATCTTGAAGATTGAAGTTGAACGGGTCTAATATGGAATGGTAATACTTGCCAAACTTAGGGCGAGTACTAAGTAACATCAAGAGCATGTGAGTAGTAACAGGGTAGTGTAAATAAGGTAAATAGATCGCAGGACTCCATAGTATAACGATTCAGAGAGATTTTTGGGGTAAGACAGCTAGGGTTCGTAGAAGATGAAAGCGTGCGAGGGAGGCTGGGCAAAGAGAAtggtctctagggtttggggtaGGGATATAATGAGAGTGGGGTTTTTTTAttttgggtcgttgatcatttgagatcaacgaccaagattaAAAGGAAAGTAGGGCGGGTTGAGGAAACGGGTCCTGACCAAGTTGGAATAAAGGGATCATTTGGTTTGGGCCAGGGCAGATTGGGCTAAGGTTTGGGGTGTTTGGGCCATTAATTTGGTccgaaattggctccaaattgggctacaaattaaatacacaaagaattataaaagaaaatttataagaaataattaacaaacagtaaaaaaattatttatgtaGTAAGATGctttaaataataatttaatattataaaaatataaaaatgctatttgggcacaaataatataataaaatataattatgcataACATATAGGCTATTACTGTAAAATTATGTAAAATAGCTTAAAAATGCAAATAtgattatataaaataaagtaatatATTATGAATCATATATATTGATGCAAGTAATAAATTATGATGATTAAGtcctcacaaaataatttaaaggggtaattattacatatttaaataatttaaatgcaagaaaatcaattttaaaatttaacaaattatggaaaattatagaaaatacttatttgACCCCTATAAATTGGGTAATAATGCAAAAGTATATggaataatttataaatatgaggaaaaaattgggtatcatCAACTGCCCATCTTTGCCCGAGAATAATGAAAGAgctgtcgggtaaagaaaatgatgaccaattttgtccgaaatgaGCGGGGAATGATGTGTTTTTTGAAAAAAATGGAGGCCAGACCTTAGTTCCTGAGTTTCCTACATATCTCTGGTGTTACGGAAATCAGtctgtgtgtagttctggatccaacgtcGAACGAAACCGACAGAGTTGTTATAAGAGTTGTCGTGTGTTTCGAAAAGGAGTTTTTGAATATGATAATGTTGTGAGTAACAGATGATTTCAGGTGGAgctatgaatgcgaatttgaTCGCTATGGATGTATAAGGCAAATATTTGAATGGTTATAGAAAAAAGGGTAATCAATTGCGTATCATCGGTTACGTTTGAGGTGCttgaaggatgtgaacgttgtgaacgaAAACTGGAGCAAGagttgctcctgtttgtagaacgaTTACCTTCTGAGTTACCTGCTAAACTTAAACACGATGCATGCgaatatatatatgggttattgagaaaaatttaaacatgatgcaaattcccttcggaccatgagagttgtcttcgGACGATGacgatgatgtccttagaccatgacgtccagggccatgaagcgtatgataagggattcgcaggccatgaaatgatgtcctcgggccatgaggatggtgcctctggactatatCGCCTTTGAATGATGATATGtaatttcgagagatcctcaggccatgacatggtgtcttcgggctatgaggatggtgccttcggACCATGACACCTTCGAACAATatggcgatatttcagcccatgaaatacAAATATGCGGTAGTATCAATCGTTTGATAGAGGAAACATGTGACGCTTAGTCATGTGCGAGAACGAGACGAGATAAAGCTTAGTCTTGTATGAAATGAGGGTAGTATTTTAGCCCGAtacaaagagtggagacaatgcttagtctcatacagggaaaggcaatgcttagccttatgcaatagtgAGGCAGTACTTGGTCCTATACagtatggaggcagtgcttagcctcatgcagataATAGAGACGATGCTTactctcatgcaaggaaaggtggtgcttagccttatgcaatgatggaggcagtgcttagcctcatgcgaagaatggagacaatgcttagtcccgTGCAAGGGAAGGCGGTGCttggccttatgcaataatggaggtaatgcttagcctcatgaaaatgatggagatagtgcttagtctcatccAAGGGAAGgcattgcttagccttatgcaacaatggaggcagtgcttagcctcatgcaagggaaggcaatgcttagccttatgcaataatggaggcagagcttagcctcatgcagtgtagcggagacagtgcttagtctcatgcaagggaaggcatcgcttggccttatgcaataatggaggcagtgcttagtctcatgcaaaagatagagacaatgcttagtatcatgcaagggaaggaaatgcttagccttatgcaataatgaaggcagtgcttagcctcatgcagtgtAGCGGAGAGAGTGCTTAGACTCATGCTAGGGaatgcagtgcttagcctcatgcaaagaatagagacaatgcttagtctcatgcaagggaaggcagtgcttagccttatgcaatgatgagggcagtgtttagccctatgcaggaAGAGTAACAATTAAATATAAGAGGGAAAATGATTCTTAGCTTGACTCTTTTATGCTTCGCAACTTTTTTTGGTGTGAGGATAGTGAtattattatatgtatatatatatgcggACGTGCTTGTTATGTTCATTATGCCtggatccaaagaaaaattgtgagttgtGGGGGAATGGTTGGTTCGTGCCTTCAATTCTTCGTTTTGTCTTGAGGTCTTATTTGAGTCACCCTGGATAACGTCTGGCTACTATAGAaaatgaaaattttggaaaatatgCATTTGTGATAAGTCGTTTATATAAAAATGTAGTTTGTTCAAAATGTGTGATGATGCAAATAATGTTTGAATTGGAGACTGTGACAcgttttgagacattgcaacctcctcaactcggaattttgaggaccctcctcaaaattctgccccagtttaatgCCTACTTCTGGCAATACTCTTCTTGGTGATCCTTGACATAATGAGGTCTGACAAACTAGAAATCTTGCCCTAGTTTCTGACCATAGAGGGGAAGGaggattttattatgatgtgaccaaacccacaaggctgcctacgtatcccctcttaaacgggaatcagatCAAGCTTAGTTCAGGTTATATtaaatagaaagtgcaaacatagtcttaaacataatatctcttgactgcgtccgaattgataggttttggccagatctctccatccatttctgtaTGTATAagcgctcctcctgttagtactcggtgaaccatgtacgGGACTTgctagttgggtgagaatttcccctttgcttcatcctgatgtggaaagAATCGCTTCAACACCGATtaccccggtgtgaattgccttgatGTGACCTTTTTATTAAAAGCCATTGCCATTCTATTCTTAGAGTTGACAGTGACACACTCCGTTCATtcttttaccatcaatgagagctagttgttcgtACGGCTCCATACCCATTTTGCGTCACTTAGCTCgacttcttgtataattcttaaggAAGGGATCTCTACTCCGGCAGGGATAACAACTTCGATACCATAGACCAGTAGATAAGTAGTGGCCCCAGTTGATGTAGAGACTGTGGTGCGGTATCAGAGCAAAGAAAATGGTAGCTTTTCGTGCCATTGCCTGTAGTTGTCCACCattttccttaatatcttcttgatgttcttgttggcggcttctacgactccattcatttgcggaCTGTATGCTGTAGAATTTTGATGCTTGATCCTGAATGTCTCACACATAGCTTTCATCAGGTCACTGTTAATATTGACaacattgtcagtaatgattgactcaggcactccgaatcgacaaacaatgcaATCCCGGACAAAATCTGCCATGACCTTCTTAGTCACAGTCTTATAGGAcacgacttcaacccattttgtgaagtagtctatggacaccaaaatgaacctatgtccatttgaagcagcgggttcaaTTGGTCTGATGatatccatgccccaagcagagAAAGTCCATGgtgaacttgttgcattgagttcgttgggcggtacttgtatcatatcagcatgtatctggcattggtaacacttttgaacatatttgatacagtcttgtttccatagtcatccagaattACTCTACTCTTAATATCTCCTTGGCCAAAACGAAaccgttcatgtgaggtccgcaagttccggcatgtatttcttcgagcaatCTAGATGCTTCATTGGCATCAACTCATCGCAGTAATCCCAAATTAGTAGTCCTTCTATACAAAGTTCCCCCGCTTTAAAAGAAATGGCTGGCCAATCTTCGAAGTGTATgcttctgagtgtgtgtagcattctctgggtattctcccttttccaagtattccttgatgtcgtggaaccatagatttccttcgaactcttcttcaacatgagcaaaATAGGTTGGCTGCTTACGAATTCCTATTAGGATAGGGTCGATGAAATTTTTGTCTGGATGTTGTGTCATGGAAGATAAGGTAGttaatgcatctgcgaactcgttctgaatccttggaacatgtttgaattctatcttcgcgaacctcttgatcaactcttatacacaatgcaagtatggcaatattttagtgttcttAGTAGCCCATTCTCTTAGTACCTCGTGTACCAATAGATCAGAATCTCTGATTACCAGTAACTCCTGAACGTTTATGTCAATGGtcaacctgagtcccaagataCAGGCCttgtattctgccatattgttggtgcatgggaaCCTGCGTTTTGAGGATATCGGGTAATGTTGATCGGTTTCTAATACTAAGACAACTCCAATAACCACTCCCTTGAAGCTtgctgctccgtcgaagaacatctTCCACCCATCGTATGCTTCGGTAATATCTTCATCTACAAACGACACctcctcgtcgggaaaatacgtctttaatggttcgtattctccgtctacgggaTTCTCCGCCAAGTGATCGGCCAATGCTTGCcccttgactgccttctgagttacatagatgatgtcgaactgattaagcaatatctgccactttgctaacttacctaTAGGCATAGGTTTCTGAAAAATGTATTATAGTGGATCCATCCCTGATATGAGATATTTAGTGTACACACataaataatgtctcaacttttGGGATATCCATGTCAGAGCACAACAGGTGCACTCTAACAAAGAGTAACGGGCCTCGTAATGCATGAACTttttgctcagataatatatcgcttGCTCTTTCCTCCCTGTTTCGTCATGTTGTTCTAGAATGCAGCCAAAGGCTCCATCCAACATGGACAGATAAAGCAGCAGAGGTCTTCTTGGTTCTGGCAGGATTAACACGggtggtttagataaatactctttgattttgtcgaaggctctctggcattcttcagtacaacttgttgcagcatctttcttTAGCATATTGAAGATCGActcacatatcaccgttgattgtgctataaaatgACTGATATAAATGAGGCatcctagaaaactcatcacatccttcttattctttggcggtggcaagtcctggatagctttgatttttggcGGGTCTAACACAATACCTCAgcggctgacgatgaaacctAGCAACTTTCCagtagggactccgaaggcacattttgcggggttcaacttcaaattgtattttcgaagtTGGTCGAAAAACTTCTTCAGGTCTGCTGTGTGATCTAAGatccttttggatttgatgataatatcatccacatacacctctatttccttgtgtttCATATCGTGGAAgatagttgtcatggccctcatataggtggccctagattcttcaaaccaaacgacatcattttttAACAATATATCCCCCATGATTTGATAAAGGCTATATTTTCGGCATCATCTTTGTCCATCCAAATCTGATGATATCCctcgaagcaatccacaaaagattggagctcatgcttggcgcagttatcgatcagtatgtgtatgttaggaAATGAGAAATCAtccttgggacttgctctgtttagatctcggtaatcgacacatactctaactttcccatctttctttggaactggcacaatgttggctaaccaggtcgggtattcgaccactcgaagaaccttggctttgatttacttggtaacctcctcttttatcttcagacttatatctggcttgaactttctgagcttctgctttaccggtggacacatgggattggtaggtagcttgtgagctattatggatgtgctcaacccagtcatatcgtcgtaggaccatgcgaAAATGTCCTCATATTCCCTTAGGAACCTGATATACTCTTTCTTttctgacggtgatagatgaatgcttatacgagtttccttgactgtttcagaatcccctaagttaacgacCTCAGTTTCCTTCAAATTAGACTTTGATTTGTCTTCAaagttctctacttctttgataaTTTCCTAAGGTATTATATTATCTTCCAGATCTTAcgaatcactgtccttatgttgcgttgtctcattacatgtcacagtcgtaggttcatcaggatatgtaataattatgctaaaaagaatatagaaatattataatatgcgagcccgggatggtgcgacggtccagttcttgagaataacCCCTTCTCCCAtagtctgaatggtaaggtcttcctcctcctcccccTCCTCCTTAACAATTGCACTGTAGTCCATGCCTTCTTCATCCAAAAATAGCTTCCTTATAccggccaaaatctcatcttcttcggatccccacatcatgtTAGCTTGGTGAAATGTCTGGTGCAAaggtggtatgggttgttccagTGGATAGTAATTAGCGCGCTATGGTGGTATCCAATCCTGATACTCTTGCATGGTATATTCATATCCGAGTCCAAAGGTCATGTCATGATACTATGGTTGTACGGGTTTAGTGATCCCCTAAAGCTTTTTGCCAAGATCCTTGTCTGGTTCATATCCTATCCACagcaatatgctttctattttcttgctccaccatcgatCATTTTCAATTGTGTTCACCCGCTCAATGCGGTGATATATTTATCCGCCCAACTTCTTCCTATTTTTGATGACTGGGACAGTCTGGCTGGTGTAGATAGGGTTGCTTctatctccatgaatgatcacctcatGATGATTTCACTCAAACTTCACAACCCGGTGCAGAGTGAAAGCCACTGCCCCAGCTGCGTGTATCCATGGTTGTCCCAACGATAggttgtaagtagcagatatatctagcacttggaacgcAACATAAAACCAAGTCGGACCCATCtatagatcaaggttgatttccccGATAGTGGCTCTCTAGGATCCGTCGAAagccttcacattcatgcttcccattcgtatctTGTGCATGCCCTTACCTAATATTTTTAGAGTGGTCAGTGGGCGTATGTTCAGGGTTGAgcctccatctatcaggaccctggcaatgaacttgtcctcAAATTACACTGTGATGTGCAATAccttgttgtgactcaacccttctgGCGGTAACTCATCTTCATGGAAAGTAATTTTATGACTCTCCAGTacctgtccgaccatgttagccatctctccactagtgatgccaGCGggcacataagcttcacttaacactttcatcaaggTATTCTTGTGTGTGTCTGAGTTTTGCAatagtgataagatggatatctgagcgggagtcttgttcaggtggtcaacaacggagtattcccttgcttgtatcttcctccaaatATCGTCAGAGCGAGTCTGAACAACAAGCGGCTTAGGTGCAGCTTCTTTGCTCACTCCTCCTAAATTCTCAAgtgtgtaaactctgccagttctagtcataccttgtgcgacacctatttcttccattttggctttttcctttcttcttgcttccgcaacataatcccaaggGACGACATCAGGCTGGTAAGATGGTGTGCGAGTTACCATTACAGTGAACGGTGTAGCTACCTCAACCTCAAATGGTGCCTGGGTTTGTACTATGACTGGCGTGAGGGTGACCAGAGATGTTTTGGGAGTGTCTATTTCTCGAATGAGTCCGATGGACCTTTCCTGATCCCATTCCTTATCAGTTTCTATTATGTTCACCCCCTCACCCATGTGATCCAGGAGAGGGTTATTGCGGACATTTGGTGTaacttcctttgcttgtataaccttagtgccgatcaatgtctgaatcttgtctttcaacgtgTGACACTcttcaatggtatgacccttcatacctgaatgataggcacatgTTTTGTTGGGATTGATCCACTGGGAAGGATTCTCAGCAGCAACAACAGGAATAGGGGTGACGTAACCAGCGGCCTTCAGTCTTTCATACAATTGTGCTATGGGTTcaacaattggggtgtattgtctgggagttctgcggtcaaaatttggaTGTGGATTTGGGTGGTTTTGGCGGGCAGgtgaaggtgaatggtaatattcaggttgagtgttgtaggtatggtaagtggtggtATGGTATTTGTATTTTGGGGGTGAGGGtttatatgtgggtggaggtgtttggtatgtgaggggagacttaggtccctgggctaccatcacaaCGCCCACTTCTTTCTTTTTTGAGATACCTCCTGATTGCAAGGCTTTATTTGTGTCTTGCAGCGCCTTAAAATTAGTCACCATCCCATTCTTGATTTTTTCTTCTATCCTCTCTCCTACCTTGATGATGcctgagaacttgtgattctcgatgaccatcaacctttcataatattgcggatcttgagctctaacaaagaacttgttcatttgttcttcttcaagcaCTGTCCTTAACTTTGCGGCTTCTGACCTctaacgagtagcatactcgcagaaTATTTCTGtcagcttcttcttgaggttttggatatagaaaacgtctggtgcattctctgtgttgaacctgaatctgtccatgaaatctgatgccatacttACCCAGTTTGCCAACTTCTTCGGGTTTTGACCGATATACCAAGACATGGCATCTCCTGTAAGACTCCGCATGAACAATTTCATGCGGATTTTTTCGTTCTTACCTACTCCCACAAGCTTGTCGCAATAGGTTCTcagatgcaccttcggatcaccagtgccatcaaacatttcgaacttgggaggtttgtaaccctttgGTAGTTCCACATATGGCTGAATACACAGATCTTCATAATTCAGACCTTCAACGCCTTTCCCACCTTCAATGCTCTGGACTCTCcctgtaagtttcttgagttcctctgccatatTTCGAATGAACAGTTCCTCATAGTTGgttcaggtatgtatagggtttgcttCAGGGTATgaggtaaggtttccacatatattgGATTGGTTTGATGAGTTCCTGaaacttgggtatatgggtggtCGTTGATTGAGTATTGGGGATCGAGAGTAAGTTGGGGTACATTTTGGGCAGTGTGGTAAGTAGTGATTTACGGGTATTGACTTGGATGATGGTGATGTTATTGAGGGGTTTGCACTGGCGGTGggttaaggttctggggaggTGCGGGATTATGAAACTGGGGAGGTGCGGGATTATGAAACTggtgtggtgcgggaggatttggagctatgggtggtggattctggttttgtgtgttttgtggcaGTGTTTGGTTTTGGGTAGTTGGATTTTACTGGTTGATGTCGGAGACATTGAGAGTGAGGGAAAGGTTTACcagatttcggacctgctcaagttcgcCCTGTAACTCCAAGATTTTCTGCTCTAAATGTAAGACCAATTCATTCTGCCCCGGGGTGCTtctaccatctgaagtttcaaaaTTTTCCGCCACAGTAGCATTATCTTTCCGGATACCACTTAAATTATCCATTTTCCCTTTTTTCTTGCCTTTGCTTTTCGAGTCGccaggtggaggaggaggtggaggatctctggatctagtgtgatatgctgatgatgccagtatgcacgaaccaacctttgggagtaggaataaataaagaaataaaaacaaaaaggtaaccaagtcagtaaagTGAAATAAAGaagtgtttgcaatatttaaacatgtttcgcAAAAGTCATGCAATGAtctgcgtcctaatttggggacctcattgtgcctaaGGTAGGCTTAAGCGACAAAcaaacttggagaaaattgatgccaacgtttgcttcatttcattagtGCGGAAATAAGCCAAAACAATCTCTTACTAAATCGACAAATAATAAAATCACTAATGGCATTAAgacttattacatcgaaatctaatctaagctagaaagAAGTAAAGAGCATcatctacttggtccctgaaggaccttcttcatgcttggctctcttgacaGTATTAATCATGTTTCCCAGATCGCGCATGTCTAACAATAAGTAAGCCTTTGCCAGCTTTCCTCCTTCATCATCGttcatgccttgacaatcccaaattctctttctcatcttcccttctaTCTCCATTATCACTTGCTCCAAGTATTCTAACCTCTCTGTTGACTTAGTTGCAATTTCTTTCCATTCTCTTATCGCCTCTATGTTTACTTTGTGCTGCTCCAGATGCttagcttcagactcgaacacccttttgtgTAGCCTCTTGTACTTTACCTGTGCCTCAGCCACTTCATCTATGATCTTATCCTTTAGATTGACTCCTGGTTTGACGTCCCCAGCTACGTCGTCTTCCAGCCATGATTAATAGTAGTACATATGGCCGaagtgatacctgtctggctcaatagtttctccttccacaatgatcttttggttctaGATGTGTTACGCTTCGAACTTGAATGGGatgacatctcccttgaaatcagccttgtactggaccatgttggaaactcgaGGTATGACGTGTTTCCTtccagcttgcctcattacccttataggagcgtaagggtagatGCCTCATAGCCCGATCAGTTCTAAGTGAGTAGTCCCttttgacctgatgatgaattcactactagaaaattattcaaatatctaatgcacttgctcgtctgtcagattgctgaagaaacgcacccaactcacagcatttccaggctttgcaaacctgtatggaataaacgtcattttctttggTTGATgattggctatgtagtcattcagtggccttCGCAAAAGCTGTTGATGATACTCACCCCTCTGAAAATGTTCCAACAGCCATACTTGTAGCAGtagattgcaaccctcaaagtCTTCGAATCCATGCTTGAACCGATCCAGAGCACGGTatatctcagctaagatcattggGACGATAGTATAAGCTTGTCCCTCGATgccatccattaaggtcctgCCGACCACGGCTAAGCGAGTGTGAATCCTTCCTCCTTGCATTGGAAAGATCAATAAACCCAAGAAGTAGACAATAAAAACATAAACCCGGCGATGCACCCATCCTAAAGAAGTAATGGatagttcatcatgatgaaggcgGTATGATTTTCTATGCCCCTAGCATTCgtaaagaaactcaaaagggctgtatgatttctttagacagagaagttcatcatttttcttaaaacccaacattttcataAAACCGCGGGGAGTGCGATTTTTTGGCACTTATagtcccggactatcccatggtaacttgacGAAACCTCCTGTTTCTtccaggagaggagtcatttctattaTGCCAAATCAAAAAAtagctcttttctcatcccaaaacatggtaGCGGCTTCAATCAATTCCCTGTTTGGTTGAATGTTCAGCAAAGATGGCAGGTTGCCCAATACTCTACTCATATTATTTTTATCACAAGGTGCGAGGTCTTTCCACTAGTCAATTAGCAATGTCGG of Nicotiana tomentosiformis chromosome 7, ASM39032v3, whole genome shotgun sequence contains these proteins:
- the LOC138895374 gene encoding uncharacterized protein, whose product is MLKKDAATSCTEECQRAFDKIKEYLSKPPVLILPEPRRPLLLYLSMLDGAFGCILEQHDETGRKEQAIYYLSKKFMHYEARYSLLECTCKLAKWQILLNQFDIIYVTQKAVKGQALADHLAENPVDGEYEPLKTYFPDEEVSFVDEDITEAYDGWKMFFDGAASFKGVVIGVVLVLETDQHYPISSKRRFPCTNNMAEYKACILGLRLTIDINVQELLIHADMIQVPPNELNATSSPWTFSAWGMDIIRPIEPAASNGHRFILVSIDYFTKWVEVVSYKTVTKKVMADFVRDCIVCRFGVPESIITDNVVNINSDLMKAMCETFRIKHQNSTAYSPQMNGVVEAANKNIKKILRKMVDNYRQWHEKLPFSLL
- the LOC138895376 gene encoding uncharacterized protein, which encodes MAEELKKLTGRVQSIEGGKGVEGLNYEDLCIQPYVELPKGYKPPKFEMFDGTGDPKVHLRTYCDKLVGVGKNEKIRMKLFMRSLTGDAMSWYIGQNPKKLANWVSMASDFMDRFRFNTENAPDVFYIQNLKKKLTEIFCEYATR
- the LOC138895375 gene encoding uncharacterized protein; translation: MNKFFVRAQDPQYYERLMVIENHKFSGIIKVGERIEEKIKNGMVTNFKALQDTNKALQSGGISKKKEVGVVMVAQGPKSPLTYQTPPPTYKPSPPKYKYHTTTYHTYNTQPEYYHSPSPARQNHPNPHPNFDRRTPRQYTPIVEPIAQLYERLKAAGYVTPIPVVAAENPSQWINPNKTCAYHSGMKGHTIEECHTLKDKIQTLIGTKVIQAKEVTPNVRNNPLLDHMGEGVNIIETDKEWDQERSIGLIREIDTPKTSLVTLTPVIVQTQAPFEVEVATPFTVMVTRTPSYQPDVVPWDYVAEARRKEKAKMEEIGVAQGMTRTGRVYTLENLGGVSKEAAPKPLVVQTRSDDIWRKIQAREYSVVDHLNKTPAQISILSLLQNSDTHKNTLMKVLSEAYVPAGITSGEMANMVGQVLESHKITFHEDELPPEGLSHNKVLHITV